From the Leptolyngbyaceae cyanobacterium genome, one window contains:
- a CDS encoding O-antigen ligase domain-containing protein — MKQSIKRVRSTTNPQRKPFHISLQPAPAWGAILGLVIFSALCILANAGSILRLTFPVASLAVGAFLYQRYPIIYISFTWWIWFLSPFVRRLIDQQSGWVDPSPVLLAPPLVTFVTFLTFIRYLPKSYSLGGLPFLLSFIGVFYGFFIGLINNSIQSVILNLLGWLTPILFGFHLFIRWRDYPLLKQNIQRTFLWGVLITGSYGIWQYLVAPEWDRFWLINTDVSTFGSPEPFGIRVFSTMNSPQPFAAFIMAGLILLFSSQSSWRFVAAGTGYLAFLLSLARSAWFGWLVGILVFISSLKPQLQMRLMLTILVMAILVIPLTNIEPFSEVIHSRLESFSNTQKDSSFAARTEAYSVAMSIAFSEFIGKGLGNVINIAELGSNDSGLLSILFSLGWLGTIPYMGGILLIFFSLFQASEGRFDTFFSASRAIALAIFAQIGLNSVLVSIFGVLLWGFIGISMAGIKYYGERNKNSAVKLVNSS, encoded by the coding sequence ATGAAACAATCAATAAAAAGAGTGCGATCGACAACTAATCCTCAAAGAAAACCTTTTCATATTAGCTTACAACCAGCACCAGCTTGGGGTGCTATCTTGGGATTAGTAATTTTTTCTGCCCTATGTATACTAGCCAATGCTGGTAGTATTCTGCGCTTAACTTTTCCAGTTGCATCTTTAGCAGTAGGTGCCTTTTTATATCAACGATATCCAATTATTTATATTAGTTTTACCTGGTGGATTTGGTTTCTTTCACCTTTCGTTCGTCGCTTAATCGACCAACAAAGTGGCTGGGTAGATCCCAGTCCGGTATTATTAGCACCGCCATTAGTGACATTCGTTACTTTTCTAACTTTTATCAGATATCTTCCCAAGTCATATAGTCTGGGTGGATTACCATTTCTTTTAAGTTTTATCGGTGTATTTTACGGCTTTTTTATTGGATTAATCAATAACTCTATTCAATCAGTTATATTAAACTTACTAGGTTGGTTAACTCCCATTTTGTTTGGCTTCCATTTATTTATCAGATGGCGAGATTATCCACTACTTAAACAAAACATTCAGCGCACTTTTTTGTGGGGTGTATTAATCACGGGAAGCTATGGCATTTGGCAATATTTAGTAGCACCTGAATGGGATCGCTTCTGGTTAATCAATACAGACGTATCAACTTTTGGTAGCCCCGAACCTTTTGGCATTCGGGTATTCAGCACCATGAACTCGCCGCAACCTTTTGCCGCATTTATCATGGCAGGTTTAATCTTACTATTTAGCAGCCAATCTAGTTGGCGTTTCGTTGCTGCTGGAACAGGCTATTTAGCATTTTTATTATCCTTAGCTCGTTCGGCTTGGTTTGGCTGGTTAGTGGGAATACTTGTTTTTATTTCCTCTCTCAAACCACAGTTGCAAATGCGCTTAATGCTTACTATATTAGTCATGGCAATCTTGGTGATTCCCTTAACCAATATCGAACCATTTTCAGAAGTTATTCATAGCCGCCTAGAAAGTTTTTCTAATACTCAAAAAGATAGTAGTTTTGCTGCTAGAACAGAAGCTTACAGTGTAGCAATGAGTATAGCTTTTTCTGAATTTATCGGAAAGGGGCTAGGAAATGTGATAAATATTGCCGAATTGGGCAGCAACGATAGCGGTTTGTTGTCGATATTGTTCTCTTTAGGATGGTTGGGAACTATCCCTTATATGGGAGGAATCTTATTAATTTTTTTCAGCCTTTTTCAAGCTTCTGAAGGGCGTTTCGATACCTTTTTTAGTGCTTCTCGTGCCATTGCTTTAGCCATATTTGCACAAATCGGATTAAATAGCGTGTTGGTATCAATTTTTGGCGTACTTCTTTGGGGATTTATCGGTATTAGTATGGCAGGAATTAAATACTATGGGGAACGGAATAAGAACTCAGCAGTCAAATTAGTTAATTCATCATGA
- a CDS encoding glycosyltransferase family 4 protein: MHVIVLENQPSSTRGGQELNLIEITRGLSDRGHEVSLIYIQEGDLISEYQKFCDSINRINRYGFDRRKFNQIVDFLSSLAKITNITAGKDSVVFSNDYHFAFFGYLLALAKNIPFVCYLQIPPLHFNTQRMMGLKGAKKYIAVSNQTKYDWVNLNLKKEKIDVVYNGTNTERFNIAQDFASLRKSWNIPEDTRVISFVGRLDPEKGLETLIKGFASVVKNGKNAKLLIAGRPVVHFSDLGKECSDLGEKYKQSLEQLATDLGVREQVEFLGHVSNTDAVYQVSDITVLPSLWSEPFGRVIIEAMACGTPVVASRIGGIPEILTEEFQNGLFDAGDEKSLSETLSQTIDWRDENPQLGERCRQHILAKFSIDSMVNGVEKVLLDVVREGKDLPVKTALKVGILPFLFFNSNF, from the coding sequence ATGCACGTAATTGTTTTAGAAAACCAACCTTCTTCTACTCGTGGCGGTCAGGAACTAAATTTGATCGAAATTACTCGTGGTTTGTCCGATCGCGGACATGAAGTTAGCCTTATTTACATCCAAGAAGGTGACTTAATTTCCGAGTATCAAAAGTTTTGCGACTCTATCAATAGAATTAATCGCTATGGATTCGATCGCAGAAAATTTAATCAAATAGTAGATTTTTTATCTTCTCTTGCTAAGATTACTAATATTACTGCGGGTAAAGATAGTGTGGTATTCAGCAATGACTATCATTTTGCTTTTTTTGGTTACCTGTTAGCGCTTGCCAAAAATATTCCCTTCGTTTGTTATCTGCAAATACCTCCTCTTCACTTTAATACCCAGAGAATGATGGGACTCAAAGGAGCGAAAAAATATATAGCCGTTTCCAATCAAACAAAATATGACTGGGTTAATTTAAACCTAAAGAAAGAGAAAATTGATGTAGTTTACAACGGAACTAACACGGAAAGATTTAACATTGCTCAAGATTTCGCCAGCCTCAGAAAATCGTGGAATATTCCTGAAGATACCAGAGTAATCTCTTTTGTAGGCAGACTCGATCCGGAAAAGGGATTGGAAACTTTGATCAAAGGCTTTGCTTCAGTGGTGAAAAATGGTAAAAATGCCAAACTGTTAATTGCCGGAAGACCTGTAGTTCATTTTTCCGATTTGGGTAAAGAATGCTCCGATCTGGGAGAAAAATACAAGCAATCTCTCGAACAATTAGCAACTGATTTAGGAGTAAGAGAACAGGTAGAATTTCTCGGTCATGTAAGTAATACTGATGCTGTTTATCAAGTCAGCGATATTACGGTTTTACCTAGCTTATGGTCTGAACCATTTGGAAGAGTAATTATTGAGGCGATGGCTTGCGGAACACCTGTAGTAGCTAGTCGAATTGGCGGAATTCCAGAAATATTAACCGAAGAATTCCAAAATGGTTTGTTTGATGCGGGAGATGAGAAATCTTTATCAGAAACTCTCAGTCAAACTATCGATTGGAGAGATGAAAATCCCCAACTAGGTGAGAGATGCCGTCAGCATATTTTAGCCAAATTCAGTATCGATAGCATGGTCAATGGAGTAGAAAAAGTTCTCCTAGATGTTGTTAGAGAAGGTAAAGATTTACCTGTGAAAACAGCATTAAAAGTTGGCATACTACCCTTTTTGTTTTTTAATTCAAACTTCTAG
- a CDS encoding glycosyltransferase family 4 protein — MKILLTCHYSFDANAGAAGVTWRLGQEYEKLGHQVYYYSLNNLPNRLHPLGKFITFPEFVARKISQLCRQEGIDIVDASTGDAWVWGILQQQKKNRPLLVARCHGLEHIEHLEYLEEAQRGNLQLSWKYGLYRGGFRLWESATSMRHSDLVLLLNSCDAKYVIENLGVESERVRVVPNAIADQFLNLPFEPLPEENGVIRIAQIGTYIPRKGIHYSVPALNNILARYPQVEVTFLGTQCYECQDPLKVYEDFDRAVRDRVKVVPYYTNENLPKLLKGHQIKLFPTISEGFGIALIEAMACGLAPVTTATPGPLEIVRDGLDAIVIPSRNSHAIEQALEKLICDRAYLEQLRRNAYATAQLYSWERIARENLRFYEQAFQQRKCAS; from the coding sequence ATGAAAATTCTGCTCACTTGTCATTACAGTTTTGATGCCAATGCGGGTGCTGCGGGGGTAACTTGGCGACTTGGCCAAGAATACGAAAAACTGGGGCATCAAGTCTATTATTATTCTTTAAATAACTTGCCTAACCGCCTGCATCCTTTAGGAAAATTTATCACATTTCCTGAATTTGTTGCCAGGAAAATTTCCCAACTTTGCCGTCAGGAAGGTATTGATATCGTAGATGCTTCCACTGGTGATGCTTGGGTATGGGGAATCCTGCAACAACAGAAAAAAAACCGTCCTCTTTTAGTGGCGAGATGTCATGGTTTAGAACATATCGAACATTTAGAATATTTAGAGGAAGCGCAACGGGGTAATTTGCAATTAAGTTGGAAATATGGGTTATATCGAGGTGGTTTTCGATTGTGGGAATCGGCAACTTCGATGCGTCATTCAGATTTGGTTTTGTTACTTAATAGTTGCGATGCTAAGTATGTAATAGAAAATTTAGGGGTAGAATCGGAGCGAGTTCGGGTTGTTCCTAATGCGATTGCCGATCAATTTTTAAATTTGCCTTTTGAACCATTACCAGAAGAAAATGGGGTAATTCGGATTGCTCAAATTGGCACTTATATTCCGCGCAAAGGAATTCATTACAGCGTACCTGCATTGAATAACATTCTCGCTCGTTATCCGCAAGTAGAGGTAACTTTTTTAGGAACGCAATGTTATGAATGCCAAGATCCGCTAAAAGTTTATGAGGATTTCGATCGAGCGGTGCGCGATCGCGTAAAAGTCGTGCCATATTACACCAATGAAAACTTGCCTAAACTTCTGAAAGGACATCAAATAAAGCTGTTTCCTACGATTTCTGAGGGATTTGGCATTGCGTTGATCGAAGCAATGGCTTGCGGATTAGCTCCTGTAACAACTGCTACACCTGGGCCACTGGAGATCGTGCGAGACGGACTGGATGCGATCGTAATTCCGTCCCGTAACAGTCATGCGATCGAACAAGCTTTAGAAAAACTGATTTGCGATCGCGCTTACTTAGAACAACTACGCCGCAACGCCTATGCTACTGCACAGCTTTACAGTTGGGAACGCATTGCTCGTGAAAATCTTCGCTTCTACGAACAAGCTTTTCAACAAAGGAAATGCGCCTCATGA
- a CDS encoding glycosyltransferase family 4 protein, producing the protein MNAYPQVLSIIESYLGHRTYGDLMRDYFDQTPDCKVDLYWYNEEKELTTRIINKLLGYYSQNRWIQRQNIDFFRLRVQTAFAYMSRRLVDRKINQADYSVLHLHTQPLGFLALDLMRKLPTVISIDFTAVQASQEKTDPNFRWTFAPNCWLEKKVYDAAAGIVTFSDATRKSVVEDFQIDEEKVKVVYPGIPIQKIPAQDWSKKDREKPFQILFIGGDFERKGGQDLLEVFLEHFGEQAELHLVTQAPVKCNHPRVHIHDDVKAYTPKWLALYHQADMFVMPTYAEPFGWVFIEAMAAGLPVIATRVNAIPEIVSHQETGFLVNPGDRAELACRISQLIDNPNLAREMGEKGRKVVEQKFNAQKHFQTLESMFHQLSIAKKNHENSAHLSLQF; encoded by the coding sequence ATGAACGCTTACCCTCAAGTCCTTTCCATTATAGAAAGCTACCTCGGTCACCGTACTTACGGTGATTTGATGAGAGATTATTTTGACCAAACGCCTGACTGCAAAGTAGATTTGTACTGGTATAACGAAGAAAAAGAGTTAACTACTCGCATCATTAATAAATTACTTGGTTACTACTCGCAAAATCGATGGATTCAAAGACAAAATATTGACTTTTTTCGATTGCGGGTGCAAACGGCATTTGCTTACATGAGTAGGCGGTTAGTCGATCGCAAAATTAATCAAGCAGATTACTCGGTGCTTCATCTTCATACTCAACCCCTTGGTTTTTTAGCGCTGGATTTGATGAGGAAGTTGCCGACAGTAATTAGTATTGACTTTACCGCAGTACAGGCATCTCAAGAAAAAACCGATCCTAACTTTAGATGGACTTTTGCTCCTAATTGTTGGTTAGAAAAAAAAGTTTATGATGCAGCCGCCGGGATCGTTACTTTTTCTGATGCAACTCGCAAATCCGTGGTGGAAGATTTCCAGATTGATGAAGAAAAGGTAAAAGTTGTTTATCCCGGTATTCCCATTCAGAAAATCCCAGCGCAAGATTGGTCGAAAAAAGATCGAGAAAAGCCTTTTCAAATCCTGTTTATTGGGGGTGATTTTGAACGGAAGGGAGGACAAGACCTTTTAGAGGTTTTTTTAGAACATTTTGGTGAGCAAGCAGAATTGCATTTAGTCACTCAAGCACCTGTTAAATGCAATCATCCTCGCGTTCATATTCACGATGATGTGAAAGCTTACACTCCCAAATGGTTAGCACTTTATCATCAGGCAGATATGTTTGTAATGCCAACTTATGCCGAACCATTTGGTTGGGTTTTCATTGAAGCAATGGCGGCTGGTTTACCAGTGATTGCTACCCGCGTGAATGCAATTCCGGAAATAGTCAGTCATCAAGAAACTGGCTTTTTAGTTAATCCAGGCGATCGGGCAGAACTAGCTTGTCGAATCAGCCAATTAATAGACAATCCAAATCTCGCGAGAGAAATGGGAGAAAAAGGTCGGAAAGTTGTCGAGCAAAAGTTTAATGCTCAAAAACATTTCCAAACTTTAGAGTCGATGTTTCATCAGTTATCTATTGCTAAGAAAAACCATGAAAATTCTGCTCACTTGTCATTACAGTTTTGA
- a CDS encoding methyltransferase domain-containing protein, translating to MNTVVFWNKIYSENTTRFPNDDDPVLGAALKHFGDVSGARLLDLGCGDGGSSLFFAKKGANVVSVDISEIAINNLGQFCRENGISNINPIKCSAFEIDRLGKFDFVFGNMILHHLEPFTLFSDVLRASVKDGGKAFFHENNAFSSILIWFRNNVIGKYGIPKYGDDDEFPLMPQEVKMLERNFAVDIIYPELAFFRLASVYLLKGRLYQFMQGIDDYLFKFDSLRKNSYRQYLLLS from the coding sequence ATGAACACTGTAGTTTTTTGGAACAAAATTTACTCGGAAAATACCACTCGTTTTCCCAATGATGACGACCCGGTTTTAGGTGCAGCGCTCAAACATTTTGGCGATGTCAGCGGCGCAAGGTTGTTAGATTTGGGCTGCGGTGATGGCGGTAGTTCCTTATTTTTTGCCAAGAAGGGAGCTAACGTCGTTTCTGTTGATATCAGCGAAATCGCTATTAACAATCTAGGTCAGTTTTGTCGAGAAAACGGAATCAGCAATATTAACCCGATTAAATGTTCGGCATTTGAAATCGATCGATTAGGCAAGTTTGATTTCGTTTTTGGCAACATGATTTTACACCACTTGGAACCATTTACGCTTTTTTCTGATGTTTTAAGAGCCAGCGTAAAAGATGGTGGTAAAGCATTTTTCCACGAAAATAATGCGTTCAGTAGCATTCTCATTTGGTTCCGGAATAATGTAATTGGTAAATATGGCATTCCCAAATATGGAGATGATGATGAATTTCCTTTAATGCCGCAAGAAGTAAAAATGTTGGAAAGAAATTTTGCCGTAGACATCATTTATCCGGAATTAGCCTTTTTCCGTCTTGCTTCCGTGTATTTGCTGAAGGGAAGGCTATATCAGTTTATGCAAGGAATTGATGACTATTTATTTAAATTTGATTCGTTGCGAAAAAATTCTTATCGCCAATATTTACTTCTTTCATAA